From Bacteroidota bacterium, the proteins below share one genomic window:
- a CDS encoding GTP-binding protein has product MDRIPIVALCGFLGSGKTTLLRRWRRGDALRDAAVIVHDLSEFGLDAELLAGEESTPVSGRLAGRVAALHGSHARELLHASVGTALDDIAALDPAPPLVLCESTGAARPWPLVRALTQDRRFFLRHFIVTVDALNLHRDFADGRLFTGEASGPHDAALRRAADVLAEQIAFASVIILTKIDTVPRPVVDAQVRTLQTLQPRAAVGLSAHAGLLLPQLEGTPAPRLSALKDRAKRLGLTLRAATADYIESLVLRDPRPFHPERLHEACHGKLSTGLYRTKGFLWLASRPADVLLWQQSGSQIALEITGSWRAEIARNRDGKLLPDEVEHLRAQLETQHPVFGDRHAELTLIGLEAACASFYAALEDALCTDEEIAAWQRGESFPDPWPTSVRRIE; this is encoded by the coding sequence ATGGACCGGATCCCTATCGTTGCCCTCTGCGGTTTTCTTGGCTCGGGGAAAACGACGCTCCTCCGGCGCTGGCGGCGCGGCGACGCCCTGCGCGACGCGGCGGTGATCGTCCACGACCTCAGCGAGTTCGGTCTCGATGCCGAGTTGCTTGCAGGAGAGGAGTCGACGCCCGTGTCGGGTCGCCTCGCTGGTCGGGTGGCGGCGCTGCATGGAAGCCACGCCCGCGAACTGCTTCACGCCTCCGTGGGGACAGCCCTCGACGATATCGCCGCGCTCGATCCCGCTCCGCCGCTCGTCCTGTGCGAGAGCACGGGCGCCGCCCGGCCGTGGCCGCTGGTCAGGGCACTCACCCAGGACCGGCGTTTCTTCCTGAGGCACTTCATCGTCACCGTCGACGCGCTGAACCTCCACCGCGACTTCGCCGACGGCCGCCTCTTCACCGGCGAAGCCTCGGGCCCTCACGATGCCGCGCTCCGCCGCGCCGCCGACGTGCTCGCCGAGCAGATCGCCTTCGCCAGCGTGATCATCCTCACCAAGATCGACACCGTGCCGAGGCCGGTCGTCGACGCGCAGGTCCGAACCCTGCAGACGCTCCAGCCGCGCGCGGCCGTCGGGCTCTCGGCCCACGCCGGGCTGCTCCTGCCTCAGCTTGAGGGGACCCCGGCGCCGAGGCTCTCGGCCCTGAAAGACCGAGCGAAGCGGCTCGGCCTCACCCTGCGCGCTGCCACCGCCGACTACATCGAGTCCCTCGTCCTCCGCGACCCGCGGCCGTTCCACCCGGAGCGCCTGCACGAAGCCTGCCACGGCAAGCTGAGCACGGGGCTCTACCGCACCAAGGGGTTCCTGTGGCTCGCCTCGCGCCCCGCCGACGTCCTGCTCTGGCAGCAGTCCGGCAGCCAGATCGCGCTTGAGATCACGGGCTCCTGGCGCGCGGAGATCGCCCGAAACCGGGACGGCAAGCTACTTCCTGACGAGGTCGAGCACCTGAGGGCGCAGCTCGAAACCCAGCACCCCGTCTTCGGCGACCGCCACGCGGAGCTTACCCTCATCGGCCTCGAGGCGGCCTGCGCGTCCTTCTACGCTGCCCTGGAGGACGCGCTCTGCACCGACGAAGAAATCGCCGCCTGGCAGAGAGGTGAGTCCTTCCCCGATCCCTGGCCGACATCGGTACGGCGCATCGAGTAA
- a CDS encoding NTP transferase domain-containing protein, with the protein MERVGSPVRLRRWHSRQTASASGAGSVCYGERFRFCSSRYADPFGLISGYAEQVNVPKMTASPTGIVLAAGRGYRLAPVTDKCPKPLLEVGGYPLIEYQIRHLAMMGVRDLVVVVGHLGAQIEDYVRARFEAVFRHIDVATQEVLGMSEYALAIGTERAKSDTIICLCGDDLLPVGALSSLVECFTQDVAAVFVALPVESAKVSRVQLSASGQVTGPGSILDPIITYNFTCRRDFIMKWCATTQGEQPLVDFVLSNHAQYGMQCFAIDIDIITINNMADLQQARHLADSFK; encoded by the coding sequence ATGGAACGAGTAGGGAGCCCCGTACGGCTTCGCCGCTGGCACAGTAGGCAGACCGCTTCCGCTTCTGGTGCCGGTTCGGTATGTTATGGCGAACGATTCCGCTTTTGCTCCTCGCGCTATGCCGATCCGTTCGGCTTAATCAGTGGTTATGCCGAACAAGTGAACGTCCCGAAGATGACAGCGTCTCCCACCGGAATTGTATTAGCAGCTGGTCGCGGCTACCGGCTCGCCCCCGTCACTGACAAATGCCCAAAACCGCTCCTCGAGGTTGGCGGCTACCCTTTAATCGAATATCAGATTCGGCACCTCGCTATGATGGGCGTCCGTGACCTTGTTGTTGTAGTCGGCCACTTAGGTGCGCAAATCGAGGATTACGTCAGAGCCCGCTTCGAGGCAGTTTTCAGGCATATCGACGTAGCTACGCAGGAAGTGCTTGGTATGTCAGAGTATGCACTAGCCATTGGAACTGAGCGGGCGAAATCAGACACTATCATTTGTCTTTGTGGTGATGATCTATTGCCAGTCGGAGCTTTATCATCTTTGGTTGAATGTTTTACACAAGACGTCGCCGCCGTATTTGTCGCCTTGCCAGTTGAAAGTGCCAAAGTATCGCGGGTACAACTATCTGCAAGCGGCCAAGTAACGGGGCCAGGATCTATTCTGGATCCTATCATCACCTATAACTTTACATGCCGACGAGATTTCATTATGAAGTGGTGCGCGACTACGCAAGGAGAGCAGCCGCTAGTAGATTTCGTCCTTTCTAACCATGCTCAGTATGGTATGCAATGTTTTGCAATCGATATCGATATCATAACTATTAATAACATGGCCGATCTACAACAGGCCAGGCATTTAGCAGATTCATTTAAATAG